CCAGGGCTGTAAGTTCTTTGTGGACGGCAGCGTCATTTTTGGGGCGTATAAAGTATAATTATAAGTCTAAATATTATGCAGAAGTCTCTTATCGTGCAGATGGATCATCTAAGTTTAGTGAAGAGCATCACTGGTCTTATTTTCCAGCAACGGCATTTGCATGGAGATTTAAACAGGAGGACTGGGCTAAAAATATTTCTGTCATTTCTGACGGTAAGTTGAGATTAAGTTATGGTCAGACTGGAAACAATCGGGTAGGGGATTTTTCTTACCTGTCTACCTCAGCATTGCCGGTAACACTATCTTATTCATTTAATGATACCTATGTTTCATCTGTGATACCAGGTTACAATATTAATGATACCAGGTATTACTTCATCGGTAATAAGGATCTAAAATGGGAAACAACTGACCAGTATAATGCGGGCTTAGATATCTCATTTTTTAAGAACCGGATAAACCTTACGGTTGATGCCTATCGGAAAATTACAAAAGATCTTTTGCTGGCAGCTGATATTCCCACATCTTCAGGTTACAATAGGGCATTTAAAAATATTGGAAAAGTACAAAATCAAGGACTGGAGTTTGCGTTTAATACGGTTAATATTGACCAGAAAAATTTTAAATGGACCAGTAGTTTTAATATCTCATTTAATCGTAATAAAGTCCTGGCTCTTGCAGAAAATCAGGAGGCCATTACTACGGCTGTAAGATGGGATAATAATTATCAGAATACCCCTGCTTATATAGCAAAAATAGGAAGGCCTTTAGGAGATATGTATGGGTTTGTATGGGATGGTAACTACCAGTACAGTGACTTCACTGTTACGAGTGGTGGAGCTTATCTCTTGAAAGATAATGTTCCTACAAACGGAAATGCTCGTGCACTGATACAGCCCGGTGATATTAAGTATAAAGATCTGAATAACGATGGTGTTGTAAATGCATCGGACTATACTATAATAGGAAATGGTTTGCCTGTACATATTGGCGGTTTTGGGAATAACTTCAGCTATAAAAACTTTGACTTGAATGTGTTCTTACAATGGTCTTATGGTAATGATATACAAAATACGAACAGGATGGTGTTTGAAGGAAATGGCTTAAACAAAACATACTTGCAACAGTTCGCCAGTTATAATGATAGGTGGTCGCCTGATAATCAAAATGCACCCAATTATAGGGTAAATGGATTTTTTGGTGGAGGTTACTCTTCTCGTACCGTAGAAGATGGTTCGTACCTAAGGATAAAAACAGTATCCTTTGGATACAACATACCAGCTAATTTGTTGAAAAAGGTGAAGGTTCAGTCCTTGAGAGTTTACGTGTCAGGTCAGAACTTATACACTTTCACAAAATATACTGGCCTTGACCCAGAAGTAAATAGTTATGCTTCAGCATTAACCGCAGGATTTGATTATAGTGCTTATCCCCGCGGCAGGACAATTGCTTTTGGCGCTAATCTGAGTTTTTAATTTTAAAAAAAGTAGTTTATGAAAAACATATTCATAATAGCAATATTGATCGGTCTTGGACTTAGCTCGTGTAAGAAGTTTTTAAATACAGTACCAACTGATTCATTAACAGAGAAGGAATATTACAATACGGAATCTAAATTGATAAGTGCACTTGCTGGTGTGTATCAACCTTTAGGGACCGCCGGAATATATGGTGACAATATGTTCGACCAATTGGGTGCGGCAACAGATGAAGGCTTTTATGCCAGGAGCGGACAGACGACCGGTGTTATGGTTTATAACTTTGATTACACAAATGCGGAGTTGAATAGTTTCTGGACTCAGCTATATCAAGGTATTGAAAGAGCAAATATTCTCATCAAAAACATCAATGTAGCTTCACTAGATGAAACAAAACGTGATGCAATATTAGGTGAAGCTTATTTTATGCGTGCATATTACCACTTCTTGTTGGTAAGTAACTTTGGAGACGTGCCATTAAAAACAGAACCTACGCCATCAGTTACTGATGTATTTGTAACCAGGACACCTGCAAAACAAGTGTATGCGCAAATACTTGCAGATATGGAGTTGGCTGAAGGTAAGGTGTATACATCTGATCAGCTTGGGTTTAGTGGAAGAGTTTCAAAAACAGTCGTTGAAGGTATTTTAGCCAGAGTTTGCTTAACAATGGCTGGTTTTCCTTTAAAAGATCAAAGTAAATATGCTGAAGCACTGAAATGGGCTACAAAGGTAAAAGATTCAGGATTGCATAGTTTGAACTCAAGTTATAGCCAGGTATTTATCAATGCACATCAGGATCGTTATGATGTGAAGGAGAGTATGTGGGAAGTTGAAAATAAGGGGAATGGATCTGATGGCTATGGTAATGCAAATCGTTTGGGAAATACAAATGGTATTGTCGCTACAGCTGACAATATAGTAGCCACAATAGGCTACAGCTATGGATTTATTAATACTACAGCTAAGCTATACAATTCTTATTCTGCTGGTGATTTAAGAAGGGATTGGGCCATTGGTCCTTATACCTATGGATTCAATACGGTCACAAATACAGTTTATAAG
This is a stretch of genomic DNA from Candidatus Pedobacter colombiensis. It encodes these proteins:
- a CDS encoding RagB/SusD family nutrient uptake outer membrane protein — protein: MKNIFIIAILIGLGLSSCKKFLNTVPTDSLTEKEYYNTESKLISALAGVYQPLGTAGIYGDNMFDQLGAATDEGFYARSGQTTGVMVYNFDYTNAELNSFWTQLYQGIERANILIKNINVASLDETKRDAILGEAYFMRAYYHFLLVSNFGDVPLKTEPTPSVTDVFVTRTPAKQVYAQILADMELAEGKVYTSDQLGFSGRVSKTVVEGILARVCLTMAGFPLKDQSKYAEALKWATKVKDSGLHSLNSSYSQVFINAHQDRYDVKESMWEVENKGNGSDGYGNANRLGNTNGIVATADNIVATIGYSYGFINTTAKLYNSYSAGDLRRDWAIGPYTYGFNTVTNTVYKNYFTASNLYGRNAGKWRREYEISAVKGKNITPINFPVLRYSDVLLMLAEAEFHVNGATPLAYEALNQVRRRGFGLNPQTPVTSISVVSGLTLATAGNTGYLTAGVNNIPVTITGGGGADAAGEALVVYSATASTAKVTALALTKPGKGYTSAPTVTIGSAWTASTIYVVGTQVFNGSNLYTVTTAGTSTATAPTQASGASSAAVTGAVFTYAGARATATATIATSVVDFAALDDFQQAIEDERARELCYETLRRPDLIRWGKWVKTMNDLGLDMKANAGATSYGGLAGSSITERNLLYPIPSSEISVNKNMTQNSGW